The Candidatus Sericytochromatia bacterium genome includes the window GTGGCCCGTTTCACGAAATGGCGCACTCAGCTCAACGTGACCCGCCGGAAAGGCCCGCGTTGCGCCCTTGCGGTGAACCAGCAGGTTATGCCGCTGACCGTCCTCGCCCTGGTGGCCCTCGACCCGTGCCATGTTGTGCGAGACGTCGTACAGCGTTCGCAGCGTGGCCTTGAAGTGCCTGAAAAAGGCCGCCCGCACCTGTTCGGTGAGCATCTGGCGATTGCACCAGGCAAAATGACTGGCGGCCGCCATCGCGGCCATGTAGCGTCGTCCCTCGCTGCTCCCGATCGGGGCACAAGCCAGCTGGCGGTCAGGCAAGACGATACCCTCGCGCGCCATGACCGCGCCCATCAGGCGAATGTAATCGCTGGCGACCTGATGTCCCAGGCCGCGAGAGCCTGAATGAAGCATGACCACCACCTGGCCAAGACCCAGGCCAAATCGCTCGGCCAGTGGCGGATGGAAGACCCGCTCGACGACCTGAATTTCGAGAAAATGATTGCCGCTTCCCAGACTGCCCAGCTGCCCTCGACCGCGTGCTTTGGCCTCAGGGCTGACGCAGTCAGGGTCGGCTTCCGGGCAATGTCCCCCCATCTCGCACGCCAGCAAATCCTCCTCCGAAGCCAATCCTCGGACCAACAGAGCAGGCAATCCCTCGCGCAGGATGGTGTCGAGTTCCCCAGGAGACAAGGACACCTTGGCTTGACTCCCGACGCCGAGCGGGATGGCATCGACCAGGGTTCGCAGCAACGCGCGGAGTTCGGGACGGATTTCCGCCTCGGTCAACGAACTGATGAGCAGGCGCACCCCGCAACTGATGTCAAAGCCGACCCCACCGGGGGAAACGACCCCATCGTTCAGCCCCATGGCGGCCACCCCACCAATCGGAAATCCATAGCCCTGATGGACATCCGGCATCACCAGAGAGGCGGTCCTGATGCCGGGCAACGCGGCGACGTTGACGCACTGAAAGAGGGACAGGTCGGCCAGGATCGCCGGCAGCAGCCGCTCAGAGGCAAATACGCGCCCCTCGACTCGCATGCCAGCCCGGAAACGGCGGGGGATCCGCCAACACCAGGGGTCGATTCGTTCCAGGACATCTCCGGGAAATCCTGAGCCGTGAGGGGGCATCTGCCCCGCCTCGAAGGGCGACGGTCCGAACTCCTGCCCCTCCCGTGTTTCCGGCAGGCAGGGCTGTCCTGGGTGGACGCATTCAGACATCGCAACTCCCCTGGCCGTCTAGCTCCAAACGGAGGCCTCAACGCGATCCTCAGACATCAAAAAACACCTGCCCGGCCCAGCCCTCCGGCGATGGTTGAAAGGCCAATTGATGGTAAGTGACCGCCTTGACGTCGTAGCCGCCAGAACGACGCCGGGCGTGCCCGGCTGCCGTCACCCGCACCGGCTCACTCTGCCGAGCGTCGACACGAAACGAGCTGAACAGGCGTCCTTCCGCATCCGCGCTCCAGACCAAGCGCGACAGCAAGTCCACCAGGCGTTCCGAATCGTCATGCCCAGCCAGCTGCCAATTCACCGCTCGTCGCCGAGAATGGTCGTCGCACACGCCCCCCAGCAGCGCCGTCAGACCGTAGGCGGCTTGCGCGAAGGCCGCTGCCCGGGTCGGCCCCCAGAAGGCCAGGCCAATATCGGCTGGGTGGGGTAGCAGCCGATACCCCGCCGTCCGGGCGGAGATTCCCGCGATGAGCGCGCTTCGCGTCGCGGCGCTCACCGCGCACTTCTCAGGAGCGGCAGCCCCCGATAGCGCAAGGTTTCCCGCGCAATCGTCAGGGCCTGCCCGGCCCGCTCGTCAAGGCGGATTTCGGTAAAGACCCGACCCGCCCCGGCCGCCAGCACGGCCCGATGGGCCTCGCGGGCCACGCGCAGCACGTCATCCAACTCACCCTGCAAGGTCGTGCCCAGCGCATCAACCTCGAAGAGGAGGCCACTCGCGCGAACCTTCGCCACCGCCGCTTCAACATAACGCCGGGTATCCTGGACCCCTCCTGCGGGGATCACCGTCAGTTCTGCGACCAGCACCATCACGCCCTCCTACACCCCGTGCGCCTACGCGAGGGCATCATGGGGCTGGCCAAGGCGTGCGCCTAGAGTCGGGCAGGCCCTGGTGATACGAATGCCCCCGCCGGAAACCCGTCTGCGCGTCGACCGAAAATCGGAGCGTTCACAGGGCGCACCCCCATGGTTCAGAGGGGCGGACGAGGGGCGGGGCGCACATCGATGGTGACGGCTCGGCGCCCCACTTCGCGTCCGTCTCGCGTGGCGGCCACGCACATCACACGGTAACGCCCAGGCGCCGTGGGCCAGAAATGAAACAAGCGTTGATTGGACCAGCCGACAAAAGAGGCTTCAGAGTCCCAGGCATAAACCAGACGCGCAGGATCGGCGCCCACGACAACCGGTTCGAAGGTCATCGGCCGCATGGATTCCCCCACGAAAGCCTCCGCCAAGTGACCATCAAACGAAATGCCCTGCAGCACCGGGCGACCCTCATCCGCAGCAAGCCGCACGACCGTCTGTGAACGCACGAGTGGCGCGACAGGTCCCTTACTGCATCCGCCCAGGCCCAACGCGAGCGCCAACGACAACACCCAGGAAGCCTGAACAAGCCGAACCGCGCGCACCATTCCCGCCTCCTGCAGCTGTCCAGCGCGCCGAGCGCCCGCCGAGTTTAAAGCAACTGAACTCCAAAATTTTATCACACCTTAACCTAGATACCCGCCACCTGACAGAGGCTCCCAGGTTTCCCGCATTGACCCTGGCCGCAACTCCCTCGGTAACCCTCACCCAGCTCTCCTCAGGGATGGGCGTTCCATCTCCCCACCCCCCGCCGCCTTCACGCGCCAAAACCTATGAGTCCAAGCGCTTCTCCATCTGAAGGGGCAAGGACTTCAGGACCACGAGCCGCGAGCAAAAAGAAAAACCCCCTCTCCGAAAAGGGGAGAGAGGGTTTGCTGTAAAGAGCCAGCGACGAGACTCGAACTCGTGACCTGCTGATTACGAATCAGCTGCTCTACCGACTGAGCTACGCTGGCAAACACGGGCCAATGGCAGGTTCCAAGTTACCAGACCACAGGCACGCTGTAAAGCGACCGGGGCCTCAACGGCGGATGGGGGGCGAGATCAGAGACTGGATCGAAGCCTCGGCCCTGCCCACCAACGGCGAGAGGCCAGGCAGCAAGGGCGTGATGTTGAAGGTACCCAGGCCGGCCCACACCACGGCACACGTCGTGTATCCAAGCACCAGCTGGGTGGCAACCGGCAATGCAGGACGAGCAGCCGCTGCATCCGTTTCTGGCTGCATGTACATGGTCACCACCACCCGCAGGTAGTAGTAAACCGACAGGATGCTGTTGACGATCGCCACCAGCACCAGTGACAGCATGTTGGCCTTCAAGGCGGCGGCAAACAGCATGTACTTGCCGAAGAAACCCGCCGTGAGCGGGAATCCAATCAGGGAGAACATGCAAACCGCCATGCAAATGCCCGCGAGGGGATAGCGCCAGGCCAACCCGGCGAAGTCCTCCACGTTCGAGAGACCCTCCTCGCGACCGCCGAGGAAGGTCACGACACCCAAAGCACCCAGGTTCGTGAAGGCATAGGCCACGAGGTAAAACAACAGCGCCGCCCCAGCATCCGGTGAAGGCAAGGCCGCCAAACCGACCAGCAAGTAGCCGGTATGGGCGATCCCCGAATAGGCCAGCATTCGCTTCACATTGCGCTGCACCAGCGCGAACATGTTGCCCACGAACATCGTCAACACGGCCAGGTTAAAGAGCAGGAACTGCGCGATGGCGTGCAATTGCTCAGCGGCAAAGAAACAAAGGGAAAGCCGCACGGCCAGCGCGAAAGCTGCTGCCTTGACGGCCGTCGCCATGAAGGCCGTCACCGGCGCAGGCGCCCCTTCGTACACGTCAGGCGCCCACATGTGGAACGGCACGGCCGCGACCTTGAAGGCCACGCCCACCAGCACCAACAGAACGCCAGCCGTGAACATCGCGTTGAGTTTCAAGGTGCTGTCAGCCGCCACCAGCGAAGCCCCAATCGACTGCAGGTTGACGCTGCCAGCTGACCCGTAAATCAAGGCAATGCCGTACAGGAAGATGGCGGCAGCCAAGGAGCCGAGGAAGAAGTACTTGAGAACCGCCTCGTTGGACCGCAGCAGATGCCGACGCCAGCCCACCAGCACATAGATGGCCAGGGACATCGTCTCGAATCCGAGGAACAGCGTCATCAGGTCATCCGAGGACACCATCACGAACATGCCCAGCAGGCTGAACAGCATGAGCGTGTAGAATTCTCCGCGATTCGCCCCTTCGCTCTCGAACTGAGGCAGGGCCATCAAGACCACCACCATCCCGATGATGGAGAACAGCACGTAGAAGAAATAGGAGAACCCATCCACGGTCACGGCGCCACCAAACAGGCTCGTCGCCTCCGGGCGTTGGGACCATTGGTGAACCGAGAGGCCCAATACCGCGAGCAACCCAGCCGCAGAGAAATACGCGACGCGCGTCGCATCGCGCAACATGGCCGACATCAGCATGGCCACCAGCGCGATGCCGGTCAGCAAAAATAGAGGGAAGAGTGGCGCGAGGGTGGTCATGATGAGGATCCTGTGTCAGTGCTCGATTTAATGGGGGTGGCGTTCGGGCGCCTTGAGCGACTTGGGAGAAGCAGTGGGAGGCGCGTCGGCCTTCAGACCGAAGGTCGCGAGGTAACGCACGGAGGCCGGGGCGATCGCCGCCACCACAGGTTGCGGGTATACACCCAGCACAATCACGGCCACCACGATCGGCATGAGGGCCGCGCCTTCTCGCAGGTTGAGGTCGGGCAAGCGAGCCACCTCGGGCTGCGAGACGGGGCCGAACATGGCCCGCTGATACCACCACAACATGTAGGCGGCCCCCAGAATAATGGAGGTGGCGGCCAGGGCCGTCGGGATCGCCTGGCCCTTCCAGGCGCCCAGCAGAATCATGAACTCACCCACGAAGGCCGACAAACCTGGCAGGCCGACCGACGCGAGCATCACCAGCATGAAGAAGGTGGCAAAAACCGGCATCACACGGGCCGCACCACCCCAGTCAGCGATCAACGTAGAGCCGCGACGCTCGGCCATGAAGCCGACCAGCAGGAACAGCGCCCCCGTGGTGACGGCGTGGCCCACAAGGTGGAAGACGGAGCCGACCACCGCTTGCTGGGTGAAGCTGAAAGCGCCAAGCAGAATCACACCCAGGTGACTGATCGATGCATAGGCCACCACCAAACGAGCGTCGTCCTGCGCCAGTGCCGTGAAGGCCGCATAGACCACCCCGGTCACGGCCAGGGCCACCAGCACCGAGGCCGCTTGTTCGGCAGCGGCCGGAAACAGCGGGAAGGCGATGCGCAACAAGCCATAGATACCAAGCTTGGCCATCACCGCGGACAGCAAGAAGGTGACCGGCATGGGAGCCTGGCTGTAAGCGGCTGGCAGCCAGGTATGGAAGGGAAACAGCGCCGCCTTGATTCCGAAGGCCAGCACGAAGGTCAGGAACATCAGCATCGCGGTGCGAGGCCCAGCCGCCAGCGGCAGGCCGGTCAGCGCATCCAAGGCGAAACTCCAGTTACCGCGGGCCTGCATGTGCTGCCATCCCAGGAAAACCACCCCTACCAGCATCAGCAGGGAGCCGACCATGGTGTAGAGCACAAACTTGATCACTGCCGGCCGGCGTTCAGGTCCACCGAAAAGGCCGACCAGGAAGAACGCCGGAATCAGCATCAATTCCCAGAACACGTAGAACAGGAAGAGGTCAGCCGCCGCCAGGACCCCGATCATGGCGCCGGACAGCATCAACATGCAGCCGAAGTACACGTGCGCGCGGTCACGGGCCAGATTCCAACTGGCAGCGACCGCCACGGCGGTCGCCACGGCGGCCAGCACGATCAGGAAGGTCGAAAAACCATCGACCCGCAGCCAGTAAGTGATGCCAAAGCTTTCCACCCAGGCCCGCTTTTCCTCAAAGGCCAACAGGTCGAGCCCGTGAGGCCCTGGCCGCATACCGGCCAGCAAGCCGAAAGAGGCCAGCGCATTGGCCACGGAGACGACCAGCGCGGCCCAACGCGAAAAGGCCGCGTCCTCCCGGCCGGAGAAGACCATCAGGGCAAGGCCGGCGAGTAAAGGAAAGACAATGAGAGAGGTCAGAAAGATCGACATCGAAAACCCTTCGTCAGAAGGACCACTTGGTCAGGACAACGTAGAGCACGGTCAAGGTGCCGAGCAGCATCACGTAAGCGTAAACACGAACAGCCCCTGTCTGGATCAGCTGAACAGACTGGGAGAGTGCCAGGTAGAAGCGGGGGATCACACGCACCAGTCCATCGACAATGAACGGCTCGATGACGTGACGGTTGCCCCAACCCACCAGATGGATGGCGGGCTTCACCAACACGGCGTCGTAGACGTGGTCGAAGTACCAGCGGTCCTGGAAGACCGCAAACAGGCCCTTGGCCCGCCCGAACACGGGTGCACGATGGCTGCCGTGGCGCAGATAGGCGAGCAGAATGCCCAACCCGCCAGCGATCACGGCAAAGGAAGCCAGCAAAAGTTCCTTCTGATGCAACCATAACGTGGTCGCTTCATCGGCCCCTGCCGGCAGGTGGGCGTGCGCGCCAACGGCCGGCGCAAGCCAGGCGGCCAAAGCCGACCCGCCCATCACCTCCGGGAGCCCCACGAACCCGACCACCAGGGTACCGAGCGCCAAGATGGCAAGCGGTCCGTTCATCACGGATGGTCCCTCGTGGGCATGGGCAAACAGGTCCGCCTGGCGAGGGGCGCCGGTGAACGTCAGGATCCACATCCGGAACATGTAGAACGCCGTCAGGAAGGACGTGAAAAGTCCCACGCCATAAAGCCAGAGCCAGCCATTCTCCCACTGAGCAAACAAGATCGCGTCCTTCGAAAAGAAGCCGGCCAAAGGAGGAATGCCGGCGATCGCCACGCAACCAATGAGCATGATCGTGGCGGTGAATGGCAGTTTCCTGCGCAAACCACCGTAGTGGTCCATCTCCTCCTCGTGGTGCATCGCGTGAATCACCGCACCAGCCCCGAGGAACAGCAGGGCCTTGAAGAAGGCGTGGGTGAAGAGGTGGAAGATACCGGCCGCGTAGGCTCCAGCGCCCACGGCCGCGAACATGTAGCCCAACTGAGAGACCGTCGAGTAGGCCAGAACTTTCTTGATGTTGTGCTGGGTGATCGCGATGGTGGCTGCCATAATGGCCGTCACCATCCCGATCACCGACACGAGGTGGCCGGCCTGCGGAGCCAGGTCGTACAACGTGGCCATGCGGGCGACCATGTAAACGCCTGCCGTCACCATCGTGGCCGCGTGGATGAGGGCCGAAACGGGCGTTGGACCCGCCATCGCATCCGCCAACCACGTGTGCAAGGGAATTTGGGCGCTCTTGCCCATGGCCCCGACGAAAAGCAACAGCCCAATCACCGCGGCCATCGAGGGGCCGACCAGGTGGGCGCTGTCGCGCACGGTGGCGAAATCAACCGTCCAAACACCCTTGCTGCCGAGGTACCAGAACAAAGTAAAGAGGCCCAGCAGGAAGCCAAAGTCGCCCACGCGGTTGACGATGAACGCCTTGTTGGCCGCCAACGCCTTCTCCGTCTCCGTGAAGTAATAGCCAATCAGCAGATAGGAACAAGCACCCACGCCTTCCCAGCCGAGGAACAGCAGCGGCATGTTCTTGCCGAGCACCAATACCAGCATGGAAAAGGTGAACAGATTCAAGTAGGTGAAGAAGCGGGTAAAGCCCCGTTCGTGCCCCATGTAACCGATCGAGTAGATGTGGATCAGAGAGCCCACGAAGGTCACGATCATGATCATCACACCGCTCAGGCGGTCGACCCAGAACTCGACGGGCACGTGCAGCGAGCCAACCGAAAACCAGGTAAAGGCCGTATGGACGTAACCCTGAGGATGTTCGGAAAGCCCAAGGAACAACCGAGTCGCCACCACGCAAGACAGCACAGGACCAAGGCAAGCAATCAAGGCCACCAGGGTTTTATTGGGCCCCTCCGGCTTGTGCGCATAGAACAGCGCGGTCAAGCCCAGCACAATGGCCCCGAGGAGGGGGAAGAGGGGTACGAGGCTGACGAGGTGGCTGGAAGTCATGGCGAGTGTCTCTGTGGTCTCAAACGAACGAGCTGGGATTTCAGTGCTTCAGGGCCTGGTAATTGTCCACGGAGAGGGCATCACTCTCCGCCGTTTCGCCGGCATTCTTGAAGATCAGGATCACGATGGCCAAGCCGATCGCGGCTTCGGCGGCCGCGAGGGCAATAACAAGGAAGGTGAAGATGTGGCCGCCGAGGTCACCGAGGTGGCGGGCAAAGGCCAAAAAGCTCAGGTTCACGCCATTGAGCATCAACTCAACAGACATGAAGATGATAAAAAGATTGCGCCGGGCAACAAAGCCGGCGAGCCCGATGCAAAACAGGGCCGCGCTGACGATGAGAAAATGGCTGGTAGGCACCATGAACGGACTCCTGCTTCAGATTCGGCGCTTGGCCAACACCACGACCCCGACGACGGCGACCGTCAGGAGAATCGAGATGACTTCGAATGGGAAGGTGTAACGCGTGAACAACTCCAGGCCGACCGCATCAATGCCACCGAAGCGCGGCTCACCGGAAGCGTGCGCGCCGTAACGAGCGACCAGTTGGGCCGGGGGGGCGGGAAGAGTTACAAAGCGCGCAATCACCGAGTTCAACAAGGAGAAAAGCACGGCCGACACAGCCAGCGCGCCACCCAGGTGCCAGGCCAGATGAGGTTCGTGCGGCAGATCAGCCTCCCGCACGTTCAATAGCATAATGACAAACACCACCAGGGCCATGATGGCGCCGGCATAGACCAGCACCTGAAGAATCGCCAGCAGGGGTGCCATCAGCATGGCATACAGCCCGGCCAAGCCCAAGAAGCTCACCACGAGCAAAAAGGCAGCGGTCAGGGGCTGTCGCTGCGTGATCATGGCGAGCGCAGCGACAATCGCCAGAGCCGAGAGCAGATAGAAGAAGAGCGGGTGCATGATGGGGGGGGTTTCCTGCTGAGATGTTTCGGTGAGACCGGATATCAGTACGTCTGGCCGGCGGGATGTGGGTCAGGCTTGACCTGCATCAGTTCTTCCTTGGTCACCCAGAAGCTTTCGCGGTCGAAGGCGGTGAGGGAGTAAACGCCCGAGTCCATCCGGATCGCATCCACCGGGCAAGCCTCCACGCACATCCCGCAGAACACACACTCCAGCAGATCGATGTCGAAACGATCCGGATAGCGCTCGATGTCGGGATCTTCGCTTTCGGCGGGCACGATGTGAATACATTCGGCGGGACACGCCGTGGCGCACATCATGCAGGCCACGCACTTGGTGCTGCCGTCCACCCGAGTGGTCAAGCGATGCTTGCCGCGGTAGCCCTCGGGAATCGCGCGCTTCACCTCAGGATAGCCGACCGTGTTCATCGGCTTGAGACCAATCAGGTTCTTGACCACGTGGCCGGCCGTGACCGCCAAACCCTTGGCAATCTCCAGCAAATAAACCGATTCCCCCAGGGTGTTGATGTTGCGGTCAACCGTCTGAACCGGCTCGTGAAAACCGTCCGGCGCGACCGGGAAGGCGTCCGAGGACTCCGCGCGGGCGAAGCGAGACAGGTCAATGGGTGCGTTGTGACTCATGGTTTCATCACCGTGATCACCACCCCCGTGAGCAGAATGTTCACAAGGGCTAGAGGGAGGAGGGTGCGCCAACCCAGGTTCATCACCTGGTCATACCGGAAGCGCGGCAGGGTCCAGCGAACCCAGACGAACACCCAGCAGAGAAAGAGAACCTTGGCAAGAAAAACGTGAAATTGCAGCACCGCGGCGAAGATTGGGGCGAACCACACCGGCAACGCCACGATTTTGACGACAATGGCCGCGCCCAAGAAGGTCACGGCGCCGCCGGCCAGAAGGCCCGCGATCAACAGCCCTTCAAAGTCACGAACGTCGTTCCAGCGTCCGGCTTGCTCCACAAACTTGACGAGCGCCACGGCCGTCAGGGCCAGGAACAGGGTGCCTACCCCGGCTAACGTCCAGAAGGCGACGGGCCCGATGTGGGCAATGATGGTCTCGGTCGGGAGGAAGGGCACCTGCCAGCCCCCGAGGAAAAGGGTGGCAAACAAGGCCGAGCTCACCACCATCGCGGAATACTCCGCCAAAAAGAACATGCCGAACTTCATCGCAGAGTACTCGGTGTGATAACCGGCGACCAGCTCCGATTCCGACTCGGCGAGATCGAATGGCACGCGGTTGGTTTCGGCAAAGGCACAGACAATGAAAATGATGGCGGCGATGGGCTGCAAGAAGATCCCCCAGGTGTGGGCCCCTTGCCAGCGTGCAATCTCGGGCAAGCTCACCGTGCCATACAGCATCAGGGCGCCGATCACCGAGAGGCCGAGGGGAATCTCGTAGCTCAGCACCGCGGCCGACGCACGCATGGCCCCCAGCAATGAGTACTTGTTGTTACTGGACCAGCCGGCAAAGATGATGCCATATACCGTCAGCGAGGCAATCGCGAAAAACCAGAGGATGCCTGGGTCGATGTCCAGCACCTGCCCCCACACGGTCGGCCATCCGGAGAGCCCCACGCGATTGAAGTCTACCGTGTCGAAAAAGGGCACGATGCAAATGGTCGAAAAGGCAATGGCGACCACGATGACCGGAGCCGCAATGTAATAGAAGCGGTTCGCGCCAGCCGGAATCACGCTTTCTTTGAAGAACAGCTTGATGGCGTCGGCCACCACGTGAAACAGACCGGCCAGGCGCAACGGACCGACCGCTGCACGTTCAGGACCAGGTCGATCCTGAATGTACGCAGCCCCTTTCCGTTCGAGCCAGATCAGCAAAGGCACGATCTGCAAGACCACGCCGATGACAACGAGATTGAGAATGATGGCGATGATGGGGTCGAGCCAGTGGGACATGAAAGGGCTCCGTCAGTGAGAAGAAGAGGTGGCCAGGGCGCGCCCACGACCAACACCGAGCGGTGCCGCCTGGACGTCTCCCAGGGAAGGAATCTGGAAGCCCTCGTCGGGAATGCCATACCAGCTGAGCGAGGCCAGTTCGGCGTGGGCAGCGCGTAGGTCCGCCCACACCTCCTCGACGTCGGCCCAGCCGAACGTCCGATCCAATTCGCGCCCGATCCGGGAGAGCAGTTCCCACTCGGGAACCGCGTCTCCGGGTGCCTCGAACGCTTGGAAAAACCGCTGAAGGCGACCCTGGAAATTGATGAAACTGCCGTACTGCTCGGCGTGAGTCGCCACCGGAAGGACGTGCGTGGCGAGCGCCGATGTCGCATTGGTGTGAGCGCCCAGGTAAATGCGGACAGGCACCTTACGCAGGGCTTCGGCCACCTCGGCATCCTGAGCCAGGTCGTTGTTCAGGATGAACAGCACCTGCAGACGCCCGCCTTGCAAGGCCTGCAGAAGGGCCTGACGGGAGCCGTCGAAGCCGAGGTAGCGCACCCCCGCTCGGTTGGGGGATTGGTCCGCCTCGCGCAAAAAGTCGTCTTGTGGCCCAGCCGCGGTCGAGTCCCAGGCCAGACGGGTGACCCCCGGCATGAATCGCGCCGCCAGCGCCAACAACGCCTGGTTCGCCTCCAGCGAACTGAACGGCGAACCGACGACCGCGTAAGCGTCCGCAGGGCGGTCGCCCAGCATCAAGCCCGACACCTCTCGCAGAGCATCCATGAAGGGCGCCTGCTGACCGCGAATCGAAACGTGCGACAGTCGGTTTTCGTGGATGGCTTTGTAACTCAGGCGACCCGCGTCACACATCCAGTGGCCGTTCACGTGAGCATTGGCGCGTGGGCGGTAACGATAGGCCACCTCATCCTTGTAATCAAGCAAGACGTTGCAGCCGCGGCTGCAACCCGTGCAAACGCTCTTGACCGTCTTCATGAACCAGACCCGCATCTTGAAACGGAAATCCTTGCTGGTCAGGGCGCCCACCGGACACACGTCCACGACGTTGCCCGAGTAAGGATTGTCGAGTTGTTTGCCCGGGAAGGTCTCGATGACGGAGGTGTCACCGCGTCCACTCACAATCAGCTCGTGCGAGTCAGAAATTTCCTCACAGAAACGTACACAGCGGGTGCAAAGGATGCAGCGCTCCTGGTCCAGAACCACCATCGGTCCAATATCAAGGGCCTTTTCCTTCTGGACCTTGTTGACGTCGGAGCGGTTGTCGTACTTCCCGTACTCCATGTAGTAGTCCTGCAGACGACACTCGCCGGCCTGGTCGCAGATCGGACAATCGATGGGGTGATTGAGCAACAAGAACTCTTGCACCCCCTTGCGCATTTTCTCGACCGCCGGCGTGTCCGTGCGCACCACCAGACCGTCTTTCACCTGCTGTGCGCAGGCGATCTGCGGACCACGCGCTCCCTCGACCTCGCAAAGGCACATGCGGCAGTTGCCTGCCACGCTCAAACCAGGGTGGTAGCAATAGTGGGGAATCTCGACGCCGTGAAGCTTGGCCGCCTCGATGAGGTTCATCCCATCCGGCGCGTCGACCTGCTTGCCATTGAGCGAGAAGGTAGCCATGACCAGTCCTCAGTTCTAATGCGCCGCGCCAACCGGCGCGGGCGAGAGTAGGTAGCGACCACGGCGATCGACGGGCCGCCCACCTTTGACAAAATACGAGACGAATTCTTCACGGAACTTCTGGATGTAACTGCGCGTGGGCATGGTGGCTGCGGCCGCCAGCGCACAGATGGTACGTCCCTCCATGTTGTCCGCGATATCGAGAATCTCCTGGAGGTCAGCTTCCGTGCCCTTGCCCTGCAGCATGCGCCCGAGAATCTTGTACAGCCAATCCGTGCCTTCGCGGCAGGGAGTACACTGCCCGCACGATTCGTGCGAATAAAAGCGCAGCAGGTTGTGCAAGGCCCAAACCAAACTGGTTTCGCGATCAATCACGATCAATCCGCCAGAGCCGAACATCGTGCCGTGCTTGGCCATCGATTCATAGGTCATTTCCACGGTGTGAACTTCCTCAGCCGTCAAAATCGGGCAGGAAGACCCTCCCGGGATCGCCGCCTTGAGTTCGCCCTTGACCCCACCGCAGTACTCGTTGATGTAGTCGATGAGCTTGATCCCTAGCGGAATCTCATGAACGCCAGGCTTGTTGACCGCCCCCGAGGCGCACATCAAGCGCGTGCCGCGCGAGTCGATCTGCGGGCGCCCGTCAGGCCCCACAACGTACTTACCGACATGAGAGTAGGCATCTCCACCGTGGCGCACAATCCAGGGCACGTTGGCGATCGTTTCCACGTTGTTGACCACGGTGGGACACTGAAACAAACCGTGGGTGGCCGGAAATGGCGGTTTGAGCCGCGGGTATCCGCGTTCGCCTTCCAGGGAAGACAGCAAGGCGGTCTCCTCGCCACAGATGTAGGCGCCGGCCCCCGTGTGGACCGTGATGTCCAGGTGAAAGTCAGTTCCGAAGCAAGACTTCCCGAGGAAGCCCTTGTTATACGCTTCCTGCACGGCCTGCCGAAGGACGGCCTGCTGGTGCCAGAACTCCCCGCGCACGTAGATGTAGCAAGCGTGGGATCGAATGGCATAACAAGCGAGGATGCAGCCCTCGATCAGCATGTGGGGATCGTTCTCGAGGATCCGCCGGTCCTTGTAGGTTCCAGGCTCGGATTCATCCGCGTTGATGACCAAATAGCGGGGACGGCCGTCGTCCTTCGGAAGGAAGCCCCACTTCATGCCCGCAGGGAAGCCGGCGCCGCCACGACCACGCAGGCCACTCTTCTTGACCTCGTTCACGACGTCTTCTGGCGACTTACCGCCACGAAGGACTTCCGCCGCCACCTCGTACTGTCCCCGCGACATCGCCACGTTGATGTGGTGGCTGTCGGGA containing:
- a CDS encoding RtcB family protein, which gives rise to MPPHGSGFPGDVLERIDPWCWRIPRRFRAGMRVEGRVFASERLLPAILADLSLFQCVNVAALPGIRTASLVMPDVHQGYGFPIGGVAAMGLNDGVVSPGGVGFDISCGVRLLISSLTEAEIRPELRALLRTLVDAIPLGVGSQAKVSLSPGELDTILREGLPALLVRGLASEEDLLACEMGGHCPEADPDCVSPEAKARGRGQLGSLGSGNHFLEIQVVERVFHPPLAERFGLGLGQVVVMLHSGSRGLGHQVASDYIRLMGAVMAREGIVLPDRQLACAPIGSSEGRRYMAAMAAASHFAWCNRQMLTEQVRAAFFRHFKATLRTLYDVSHNMARVEGHQGEDGQRHNLLVHRKGATRAFPAGHVELSAPFRETGHPVLVPGDMGRASYVLVGLPGAMARTFGSVCHGAGRLLSRTAARRLQRCDQLEARLAAAGVMVYGASRRGVAEEAPEAYKDIEAVVDVLTGAGLARRVARLRPIGVLKG
- a CDS encoding archease; its protein translation is MSAATRSALIAGISARTAGYRLLPHPADIGLAFWGPTRAAAFAQAAYGLTALLGGVCDDHSRRRAVNWQLAGHDDSERLVDLLSRLVWSADAEGRLFSSFRVDARQSEPVRVTAAGHARRRSGGYDVKAVTYHQLAFQPSPEGWAGQVFFDV
- a CDS encoding MTH1187 family thiamine-binding protein — its product is MVLVAELTVIPAGGVQDTRRYVEAAVAKVRASGLLFEVDALGTTLQGELDDVLRVAREAHRAVLAAGAGRVFTEIRLDERAGQALTIARETLRYRGLPLLRSAR
- a CDS encoding NADH-quinone oxidoreductase subunit N — encoded protein: MTTLAPLFPLFLLTGIALVAMLMSAMLRDATRVAYFSAAGLLAVLGLSVHQWSQRPEATSLFGGAVTVDGFSYFFYVLFSIIGMVVVLMALPQFESEGANRGEFYTLMLFSLLGMFVMVSSDDLMTLFLGFETMSLAIYVLVGWRRHLLRSNEAVLKYFFLGSLAAAIFLYGIALIYGSAGSVNLQSIGASLVAADSTLKLNAMFTAGVLLVLVGVAFKVAAVPFHMWAPDVYEGAPAPVTAFMATAVKAAAFALAVRLSLCFFAAEQLHAIAQFLLFNLAVLTMFVGNMFALVQRNVKRMLAYSGIAHTGYLLVGLAALPSPDAGAALLFYLVAYAFTNLGALGVVTFLGGREEGLSNVEDFAGLAWRYPLAGICMAVCMFSLIGFPLTAGFFGKYMLFAAALKANMLSLVLVAIVNSILSVYYYLRVVVTMYMQPETDAAAARPALPVATQLVLGYTTCAVVWAGLGTFNITPLLPGLSPLVGRAEASIQSLISPPIRR
- a CDS encoding NADH-quinone oxidoreductase subunit M, whose protein sequence is MSIFLTSLIVFPLLAGLALMVFSGREDAAFSRWAALVVSVANALASFGLLAGMRPGPHGLDLLAFEEKRAWVESFGITYWLRVDGFSTFLIVLAAVATAVAVAASWNLARDRAHVYFGCMLMLSGAMIGVLAAADLFLFYVFWELMLIPAFFLVGLFGGPERRPAVIKFVLYTMVGSLLMLVGVVFLGWQHMQARGNWSFALDALTGLPLAAGPRTAMLMFLTFVLAFGIKAALFPFHTWLPAAYSQAPMPVTFLLSAVMAKLGIYGLLRIAFPLFPAAAEQAASVLVALAVTGVVYAAFTALAQDDARLVVAYASISHLGVILLGAFSFTQQAVVGSVFHLVGHAVTTGALFLLVGFMAERRGSTLIADWGGAARVMPVFATFFMLVMLASVGLPGLSAFVGEFMILLGAWKGQAIPTALAATSIILGAAYMLWWYQRAMFGPVSQPEVARLPDLNLREGAALMPIVVAVIVLGVYPQPVVAAIAPASVRYLATFGLKADAPPTASPKSLKAPERHPH